A genome region from Panicum virgatum strain AP13 chromosome 4K, P.virgatum_v5, whole genome shotgun sequence includes the following:
- the LOC120705203 gene encoding UDP-glycosyltransferase 90A2-like: MAPTTATNGAIAAPGHHHAANGMPADGRDHVVIFPFMAKGHTLPLLHFAAALSAHHGELRVTLITTPANRAFAAGRLPASVSLVALPFPSLPPLPAGVESTDALPCPSLYPAFLRATARLRDAFAGFLASLPSQPLVLVSDFFLGFTRAAAADAGVRRVVFHGMSCFSMAICKALIAYPAAASVGPAGPPFHVPGMPEHVAITADEVPDAVAKFADPEDPVTRFLIDYVGFSDVLSWGVLVNSVAALDEDYVAPFESFYQPGARAWLVGPLHLAAGDTSELVVEEQDPHGCVAWLDEMAAQPGSVVYVSFGTQAHITDAQLDEIAHGLAQSSHRFLWVVRSETWSPPVDMPPDGRIVRGWVPQRSILAHEAVGGFVSHCGWNSAMESLAAGKPVLAWPMIAEQHLNARHVADVVGAGVRICSKAGGMAAAGVVGRAEVEEKVRQLMDADGEAGKNMRARAAWAQQTVKSAVSDGGASRVALRKLVDELQRTYGDIVSEGEM, encoded by the coding sequence atggccccgaCGACCGCCACCAACGGCGCCATCGCAGCGCCCGGCCACCACCATGCTGCCAACGGCATGCCGGCGGACGGCCGCGACCACGTCGTCATCTTCCCGTTCATGGCGAAAGGCCACACGCTCCCGCTGCTCCACTTCGCCGCGGCCCTCTCGGCGCACCACGGGGAGCTCCGCGTCACCCTGATCACCACCCCGGCCAACCGCgcgttcgccgccggccgcctgccggCGTCGGTGTCGCTCGTCGCGCTCCCGTTCCcatcgctgccgccgctgccggcggggGTCGAGTCCACCGACGCGCTCCCGTGCCCGTCCCTGTACCCGGCGTTCCTGCGCGCCACGGCGCGCCTGCGGGACGCCTTCGCGGGGTTCCTCGCGTCGCTCCCGTCCCAGCCGCTCGTGCTCGTCTCCGACTTCTTCCTCGGGttcacgcgcgccgccgcggccgacgccggCGTCCGCCGCGTCGTGTTCCACGGCATGTCCTGCTTCTCCATGGCCATCTGCAAGGCGCTCATCGCAtacccggcggcggccagcgtcGGACCGGCCGGCCCCCCGTTCCACGTGCCCGGCATGCCGGAACACGTGGCGATCACGGCGGACGAGGTCCCCGACGCGGTGGCCAAGTTTGCCGACCCCGAGGACCCCGTGACGCGGTTCCTCATCGATTACGTCGGCTTCTCGGACGTGCTCAGCTGGGGCGTCCTGGTCAACAGCGTCGCCGCGCTGGACGAGGACTACGTAGCGCCGTTCGAGTCATTCTACCAGCCCGGCGCCCGCGCCTGGCTCGTGGGCCCGCTGCACCTCGCTGCCGGCGACACGTCGGAGCTCGTGGTGGAGGAGCAAGACCCCCACGGCTGTGTTGCCTGGCTCGACGAGATGGCGGCGCAGCCGGGGTCGGTGGTCTACGTGTCGTTCGGCACGCAAGCCCACATCACCGACGCGCAGCTCGACGAGATAGCACACGGGCTGGCGCAGTCCAGCCACCGCTTCCTCTGGGTCGTCCGGTCCGAGACGTGGTCGCCGCCGGTGGACATGCCGCCCGACGGCCGGATCGTCCGCGGGTGGGTCCCGCAGAGGAGCATCCTGGCCCACGAGGCAGTGGGAGGGTTCGTAAGccactgcgggtggaactcggCGATGGAGAGCCTCGCGGCCGGGAAGCCCGTCCTGGCGTGGCCGATGATCGCCGAGCAGCACCTGAACGCGAGGCACGTCGCGGacgtcgtcggcgccggcgtcaGGATCTGCTCGAAGGCcggcggcatggcggcggccggcgtcgtcGGGAGGGCGGAGGTCGAGGAGAAGGTGAGGCAGCTGATggacgccgacggcgaggcCGGGAAGAATATGCGGGCGAGGGCTGCGTGGGCGCAACAGACGGTGAAATCAGCGGTGAGCGACGGCGGAGCGTCACGTGTCGCGCTGCGGAAGCTCGTGGACGAGCTTCAGAGGACCTACGGTGACATCGTCAGTGAGGGGGAAATGTAG